The Enterobacter asburiae genome window below encodes:
- a CDS encoding ABC transporter ATP-binding protein has product MTYAVEFNNVSRLYGDVRAVDGVTIAIRDGEFFSMLGPSGSGKTTCLRLIAGFEQLSGGTISIFGKEASELPPWERDVNTVFQDYALFPHMSILDNVAYGLMVKGIDKKKRHAQARDALEKVGLSFAVARKPSQLSGGQRQRVAIARALVNEPRVLLLDEPLGALDLKLREQMQFELKKLQQELGITFIFVTHDQVEALSMSDRVAVFNNGRIEQVDTPRDLYMRPRTPFVAGFVGTSNVFDAGLAQKICGMEGSYSLRPEHIRLDEGGDVQVQGIVQAVQYQGAATRLELKLADGAKLLVSQANLSETSPLSGIAPGQAVMASWSREAMIRLHEER; this is encoded by the coding sequence ATGACGTACGCGGTAGAGTTTAACAACGTTTCCCGTCTGTACGGAGACGTACGGGCGGTGGATGGGGTCACCATTGCTATTCGTGACGGAGAATTTTTCTCCATGCTGGGGCCTTCGGGCTCCGGCAAAACCACCTGCCTGCGTCTGATAGCGGGTTTTGAACAGCTGTCAGGCGGCACGATTTCTATCTTCGGCAAAGAGGCGAGCGAACTGCCTCCCTGGGAGCGGGATGTGAACACCGTCTTTCAGGACTACGCGCTGTTCCCGCATATGTCGATCCTCGACAATGTTGCCTACGGGCTGATGGTCAAAGGCATCGACAAGAAAAAACGCCATGCGCAGGCCCGTGATGCCCTGGAAAAAGTGGGCCTGAGCTTTGCCGTTGCCCGCAAACCTTCGCAGCTTTCCGGCGGCCAGCGGCAGCGTGTCGCCATCGCCCGGGCGCTGGTCAATGAGCCGCGCGTCCTGCTGCTGGACGAACCCCTGGGTGCGCTCGATCTCAAACTGCGTGAACAGATGCAGTTCGAGCTGAAGAAACTTCAGCAGGAACTCGGTATCACCTTTATTTTTGTCACCCACGATCAGGTCGAGGCCCTTTCCATGTCAGACCGGGTGGCGGTTTTCAATAACGGGCGCATCGAGCAGGTGGATACCCCGCGCGATCTCTACATGCGTCCGCGCACGCCGTTTGTCGCCGGTTTTGTGGGCACGTCCAACGTCTTTGATGCAGGCCTTGCGCAGAAAATATGCGGCATGGAAGGCAGCTATTCCCTGCGCCCGGAACATATTCGCCTTGATGAGGGCGGAGACGTTCAGGTTCAGGGCATCGTGCAGGCCGTTCAGTATCAGGGGGCGGCCACGCGTCTGGAGCTGAAACTTGCCGACGGTGCCAAGCTGCTGGTGAGCCAGGCCAATCTCAGTGAAACCTCGCCGCTGAGCGGCATTGCGCCGGGGCAGGCGGTGATGGCGTCGTGGTCACGCGAGGCGATGATTCGCCTGCACGAGGAGAGGTGA
- the ydcS gene encoding putative ABC transporter substrate-binding protein YdcS produces the protein MSKHFARSSLCALGMTVMTAQAAEPPKAIGDGEGRLDIIAWPGYIERGQTDKNYDWVTQFEKETGCAVNVKTAATSDEMVSLMAKGGYDLVTASGDASLRLIMGKRVQPINPDLIPNWKTLDARIVKGEWFNVGGKVYGTPYQWGPNLLMYNTKTFPTPPDSWSVVFTKQDLPDGKTNQGRVQAYDGPIYIADAALFVKATQPQLGIKDPYQLTEKQYAAVLKVLRDQHALIHRYWHDTTVQMSDFKNEGVVASSAWPYQANALKAENQPVATVFPKEGVTGWADTTMLHAQAKHPMCAYKWMNWSLTPKVQGDLAAWFGSLPVVAEGCKASTLLGDKGCDTNGYNEFDKIMFWKTPIAEGGKFVPYSRWTQDYIAIMGGR, from the coding sequence ATGAGCAAACATTTTGCCCGCAGCAGCCTGTGCGCGCTCGGCATGACTGTCATGACAGCGCAAGCCGCAGAACCACCAAAGGCCATCGGCGACGGGGAAGGTCGGCTGGATATTATCGCCTGGCCTGGATATATCGAACGCGGACAGACGGATAAAAATTATGACTGGGTCACCCAGTTTGAGAAAGAGACCGGATGTGCGGTCAACGTCAAAACGGCGGCCACGTCGGATGAAATGGTCAGCCTGATGGCGAAAGGGGGATATGACCTGGTCACCGCCTCGGGTGACGCCTCCCTGCGCCTGATCATGGGGAAACGCGTTCAGCCCATTAACCCCGACCTTATCCCCAACTGGAAAACCCTCGACGCGCGGATTGTGAAAGGGGAATGGTTTAACGTCGGCGGGAAAGTCTACGGTACGCCGTATCAGTGGGGGCCAAACCTGCTGATGTACAACACCAAAACCTTCCCGACGCCGCCGGACAGCTGGAGCGTGGTCTTTACCAAACAGGATCTGCCGGACGGTAAAACCAATCAGGGACGCGTGCAGGCGTACGACGGGCCGATTTATATCGCCGATGCCGCGCTGTTCGTCAAAGCCACGCAGCCGCAGCTGGGTATTAAAGACCCGTACCAGCTCACCGAAAAACAGTATGCCGCCGTGCTCAAGGTGCTTCGCGACCAGCACGCGCTGATCCACCGCTACTGGCATGACACCACCGTCCAGATGAGCGACTTCAAAAATGAAGGCGTCGTGGCCTCCAGCGCCTGGCCGTATCAGGCGAATGCGCTGAAGGCTGAGAACCAGCCCGTTGCTACCGTCTTCCCGAAAGAGGGGGTGACCGGTTGGGCGGACACCACCATGCTGCACGCCCAGGCAAAACACCCGATGTGCGCCTACAAGTGGATGAACTGGTCGCTGACGCCGAAAGTGCAGGGCGATCTGGCGGCGTGGTTTGGCTCCCTGCCCGTGGTTGCAGAAGGGTGTAAGGCCAGCACGCTGCTGGGTGATAAAGGCTGCGATACAAACGGTTATAACGAGTTCGACAAAATCATGTTCTGGAAAACCCCCATCGCCGAAGGCGGCAAATTTGTCCCATACAGCCGCTGGACGCAGGATTACATCGCCATCATGGGCGGTCGTTAA
- a CDS encoding aminotransferase-like domain-containing protein, whose amino-acid sequence MKKYQRLAQQIISQIELGVWLPGDKLPSLREQVASSGMSFMTVGHAYQMLESQGRIVARPQSGYYVASRPTAHQPAPPAQVMRDEAVDINTYIFDVLQASRDPSVVPFASAFPDPRLFPLQQLNRSLANVSKTATAMSVIENLPPGNVDLRHAIARRYAQQAMNISPEEIVITAGALEALNLSLQAVTEPGDWVIVENPCFYGALQALERLKLKALSIATDVREGIDLNALEQALKEYPVKACWIMTNSQNPLGFTLSAEKKAQLVALLTQHNVPLIEDDVYSELYFGREKPLPAKAWDRQDMTLHCSSFSKCLVAGFRIGWVAAGKHARRIQQLQLMSTLSTSSPVQLALVDYLATKRYDAHLRRLRRTLAERKQQAWQSLLRHMPAGVKIHHNDSGYFLWLELPAQLDAGLLSEKALTHHISIAPGKMFSTSDAWTPFFRFNTSWAWGEREEQAVIQLGKLISAMLE is encoded by the coding sequence ATGAAAAAATACCAGCGTCTGGCGCAACAAATTATCTCGCAGATTGAGCTTGGCGTATGGCTGCCGGGCGATAAGCTGCCTTCGCTGCGAGAGCAGGTGGCGAGCAGCGGCATGAGTTTTATGACCGTTGGCCACGCGTATCAGATGCTGGAAAGTCAGGGGCGCATTGTCGCCAGACCGCAGTCGGGCTATTACGTTGCCTCGCGCCCGACCGCACATCAGCCTGCTCCACCTGCCCAGGTGATGCGTGACGAAGCGGTGGATATTAACACCTACATCTTCGACGTCTTACAGGCCAGCCGCGACCCGTCCGTTGTTCCTTTTGCCTCCGCGTTTCCCGATCCCCGACTTTTCCCGCTGCAGCAGCTCAACCGCTCGCTGGCTAACGTCAGCAAAACCGCGACGGCGATGAGCGTGATTGAAAACCTGCCCCCGGGTAACGTCGATCTCCGCCACGCCATTGCCCGTCGCTACGCGCAGCAGGCGATGAACATCTCCCCCGAAGAGATTGTGATCACCGCAGGCGCGCTTGAAGCGCTCAATCTCAGCCTGCAGGCGGTAACCGAGCCGGGCGACTGGGTGATAGTCGAAAACCCGTGTTTCTACGGCGCGCTTCAGGCGCTGGAACGCCTGAAGCTCAAAGCGTTGTCGATTGCGACGGATGTCCGCGAGGGGATTGACCTGAATGCCCTTGAACAGGCGCTGAAGGAGTATCCGGTTAAAGCCTGCTGGATCATGACCAACAGTCAGAACCCGCTTGGCTTTACGCTGAGCGCGGAGAAAAAAGCGCAGCTTGTCGCGCTGTTAACGCAGCACAACGTCCCCCTGATTGAAGACGATGTCTACAGCGAGCTCTATTTTGGCCGCGAAAAGCCGCTCCCGGCGAAAGCATGGGATCGCCAGGACATGACGCTGCACTGCTCGTCCTTTTCAAAATGCCTGGTGGCTGGTTTTCGCATCGGCTGGGTTGCGGCAGGAAAACACGCGCGACGCATTCAGCAGCTGCAGCTGATGAGCACGCTCTCCACCAGCTCACCCGTGCAGCTGGCGCTGGTGGATTATCTGGCGACGAAACGCTACGACGCCCATCTTCGCCGGCTGCGGCGGACGCTCGCCGAGCGTAAGCAGCAGGCCTGGCAGTCTCTTCTGCGCCATATGCCTGCCGGCGTCAAAATCCACCATAACGACAGCGGCTACTTTTTATGGCTGGAGCTTCCGGCGCAGCTGGATGCGGGTCTGCTCAGCGAAAAAGCCTTAACGCACCACATCAGCATTGCGCCCGGAAAGATGTTTTCCACCTCCGACGCGTGGACACCGTTCTTTCGGTTTAATACCTCCTGGGCCTGGGGAGAGCGAGAAGAGCAGGCGGTCATTCAGTTAGGAAAATTAATTAGCGCGATGCTGGAATAA
- the ymcF gene encoding cold shock small protein YmcF, whose translation MTSYIHFRCPCCHGSQYRTSVFDMSEKNPLGAKCIFCKSSMITLDHLAAARQAQSHVTEYRK comes from the coding sequence ATGACTTCTTATATTCATTTCCGCTGCCCATGCTGTCATGGCTCGCAGTACCGTACCTCAGTCTTTGATATGTCTGAGAAAAACCCACTCGGCGCGAAATGCATCTTTTGCAAATCGTCTATGATTACGCTCGATCACCTGGCCGCTGCGCGTCAGGCGCAAAGCCACGTTACCGAGTACCGTAAGTAA